From a region of the Oncorhynchus tshawytscha isolate Ot180627B linkage group LG14, Otsh_v2.0, whole genome shotgun sequence genome:
- the LOC121839216 gene encoding probable G-protein coupled receptor 34 → MPTLPSSPNTSLPLSSSSFPLSNATYTPFTSSSPNQTPCNLDDGALRLPLVFFYSIFFLLGLVGNLLALWVFVLHSRRNSVRVFLINVAIADLVLLACLPFRVLYHANGNRWVLSPLVCKVVGNLFYMNMYISITLLGFISLDRYVKLKGRGGAGRGLPRRLRGGGWSWVACRALWGLSLAAAVPMIAMSEGNEEPGKCFQYKQRRGAKGKAYFNMALVLLFWGVFCLLVVSYGKIAMHLLKVSRDKPDLPNAHRYGSAARKSFFVLFLFTVCFGPYHAFRPFYVLSQLSQPPSCDYLRLVDRTNEVMLLFSAFNAVLDPVMYFLLSGSVRKAALKALGQSLGNRLHFLNDGTSNSSVSEFRRTSLSVTSPNTVINPSHEPRTSLCLISPTLHPGAAIVAKQ, encoded by the coding sequence ATGCccactcttccctcctctcccaacacctctttacccctgtcctcctcttccttccccctctccaatGCCACCTATACCCCCtttacctcctcctctccaaacCAGACCCCATGTAATCTAGATGACGGTGCCCTGCGCCTCCCCCTGGTCTTCTTCTACTCCATCTTCTTCCTCCTGGGTCTGGTAGGTAATCTCCTGGCCCTGTGGGTCTTCGTCCTCCACTCCAGGAGGAACTCTGTCCGGGTTTTCCTCATCAACGTGGCCATAGCTGACCTGGTGCTCCTGGCCTGCCTTCCCTTCAGAGTCCTCTACCATGCTAACGGCAACCGCTGGGTCCTCAGCCCCCTGGTCTGTAAAGTGGTGGGCAACCTGTTCTACATGAACATGTACATCAGTATCACTCTGCTGGGGTTCATTAGTCTGGATAGGTATGTGAAGCTGAAGGGGCGGGGCGGAGCGGGGAGGGGCCTGCCCAGGAGGCtgagaggtggaggatggagctgGGTGGCGTGCAGGGCGCTCTGGGGGCTGTCCCTGGCGGCGGCCGTGCCCATGATCGCCATGTCGGAGGGAAACGAGGAACCTGGGAAGTGTTTCCAGTATAAGCAGCGGCGTGGGGCGAAGGGGAAGGCTTACTTCAACATGGCTCTGGTGCTGCTGTTCTGGGGGGTGTTCTGCCTGCTGGTGGTCTCCTATGGGAAGATAGCCATGCACCTCCTCAAGGTGTCCAGGGATAAACCTGACCTCCCCAATGCCCACCGCTACGGTAGCGCCGCCAGGAAGTCCTTCTTCGTGCTCTTCCTGTTCACCGTCTGCTTCGGGCCCTACCATGCCTTCCGCCCATTCTACGTCCTCTCCCAGCTCAGCCAACCCCCATCCTGCGATTACTTGCGCCTGGTGGACAGGACCAATGAGGTCATGTTGTTGTTCTCTGCCTTCAACGCCGTCCTGGACCCTGTGATGTACTTCCTGTTGTCGGGCTCGGTGCGCAAGGCTGCCTTGAAAGCCCTCGGACAGAGCCTCGGCAACCGGCTTCACTTCCTTAACGACGGGACCTCCAACAGCTCGGTATCAGAGTTCAGACGGACCTCTCTGTCCGTCACCTCCCCCAACACCGTCATTAACCCCTCCCATGAGCCCAGGACCAGCCTCTGTCTGATTAGCCCCACCCTCCACCCTGGCGCAGCCATAGTGGCAAAGCAGTGA